A genomic segment from Leptolyngbya boryana PCC 6306 encodes:
- a CDS encoding pantothenate kinase → MNLIDREWLALNIGNSRLHWAVFKNDQIQAKWDTPHIVEKTQDLLPYFPSNRISHLINFTNQSKPRNDIDCELWIASVVAKQSNYWSDYPQLYSIQLQDVPIQQLYPTLGIDRALALWGAIQVYGSPVLVIDCGTALTFTGANENNQLVGGAIAPGVRLQFQALGNHTAALPTIEQVATLPNRWATNTVCAIESGILHILLAGIRDFIADWHRQVGESAIVLTGGDANLIAQFLELEQVQVDLDLVFWGMRSLRNHQKML, encoded by the coding sequence ATGAATCTAATCGATCGTGAATGGCTTGCGCTCAATATCGGCAATTCCCGGCTGCACTGGGCTGTATTCAAAAATGATCAGATTCAAGCAAAATGGGATACCCCGCATATTGTCGAGAAAACACAGGATTTATTGCCTTATTTTCCTTCTAATCGTATATCACATCTGATTAATTTTACTAATCAATCAAAGCCACGGAATGATATTGACTGCGAGCTATGGATCGCGTCTGTTGTTGCGAAGCAATCCAATTACTGGTCTGATTATCCTCAACTGTATTCAATTCAATTGCAAGATGTTCCGATTCAGCAGCTTTATCCAACTTTGGGTATCGATCGAGCTTTAGCGCTTTGGGGTGCAATTCAAGTTTATGGGAGTCCAGTGCTGGTAATCGATTGCGGGACAGCGCTGACCTTTACAGGGGCGAATGAGAACAATCAATTGGTTGGAGGTGCGATCGCGCCTGGCGTGCGGTTGCAATTTCAAGCGTTAGGAAATCACACAGCAGCATTACCTACGATCGAGCAAGTTGCAACGTTGCCGAATCGTTGGGCAACCAATACAGTTTGCGCGATCGAGAGTGGGATTTTGCACATTCTCTTAGCAGGTATCCGAGATTTTATTGCCGATTGGCATCGACAGGTGGGAGAAAGCGCGATCGTGTTAACGGGAGGAGATGCAAATTTGATTGCTCAATTCTTGGAGTTGGAACAGGTTCAGGTTGATTTAGATTTGGTGTTTTGGGGAATGCGATCGCTTCGGAATCATCAGAAAATGCTTTAG
- a CDS encoding saccharopine dehydrogenase family protein yields MARVMVVGAGGVGRVVAHKLAALEEFEEILLTSRTVERCNQIAESISSRHVQTAQVDADDVSQTVALLKSFRPDVLVNVALPYQDLALMDACLNAGVHYLDTANYEPPDNPKFEYSWQWAYQDRFYDAGLTAILGCGFDPGVTGIFTAHALKHHFDEIHELDIVDCNAGSHGRAFATNFNPEINIREITQPGRYFEKGEWITVPPLSIHRPVDYPHIGDRESYLLYHEELESLVKHIPTLKRARFWMTFSQSYINYLQVLETLGLTRIDPIDYEGTPVVPLKMLKKLLPDPASLAATYTGQTSIGCHIRGIKDGQEKTYYIYNNCDHAAAYQEVGAQAISYTTGVPAALGALMVANGTWQKPGVFNVEQLDPDPFLAKLGDMGLPWHEVIGQPSPFEAI; encoded by the coding sequence ATGGCACGAGTGATGGTCGTTGGCGCAGGCGGGGTTGGCAGAGTAGTGGCTCACAAACTTGCTGCACTGGAAGAATTCGAGGAAATTCTGCTTACCAGCCGAACGGTAGAAAGGTGTAACCAGATTGCAGAAAGTATTTCCAGTAGGCATGTCCAAACCGCGCAAGTCGATGCGGATGATGTCTCTCAAACTGTGGCTCTTTTGAAGTCGTTCCGTCCAGATGTCTTGGTGAATGTGGCATTGCCCTATCAAGATCTGGCGTTGATGGATGCTTGCCTGAATGCAGGTGTGCATTATCTTGACACGGCAAATTACGAGCCTCCAGACAATCCGAAATTCGAGTATAGCTGGCAGTGGGCTTATCAAGACCGCTTTTATGATGCCGGACTAACTGCGATTCTAGGCTGTGGCTTTGATCCAGGTGTGACCGGCATTTTTACTGCTCACGCTCTGAAACATCATTTTGATGAGATTCACGAGCTAGATATCGTCGATTGCAATGCCGGTAGCCATGGCAGAGCATTTGCAACGAATTTCAATCCAGAGATTAATATTCGCGAGATTACTCAGCCGGGACGCTATTTTGAAAAAGGCGAATGGATCACGGTTCCGCCTTTATCAATTCATCGCCCTGTTGATTATCCCCATATCGGCGATCGCGAATCTTACTTGCTCTATCACGAAGAACTCGAATCGCTGGTGAAGCACATTCCGACTTTGAAGCGAGCACGGTTCTGGATGACCTTTTCACAGAGCTATATCAACTACCTTCAGGTGCTAGAAACGCTCGGATTAACCCGAATTGATCCGATCGACTATGAAGGGACACCCGTTGTGCCTCTGAAAATGTTGAAGAAGCTGCTTCCTGATCCAGCTTCTCTAGCAGCAACTTATACCGGACAAACCTCGATCGGATGTCACATTCGCGGCATCAAAGATGGTCAAGAAAAGACCTACTACATCTACAACAATTGCGATCATGCTGCGGCTTATCAAGAAGTCGGGGCACAGGCAATTTCCTACACCACAGGCGTTCCGGCAGCGCTAGGTGCTCTCATGGTGGCGAATGGAACTTGGCAAAAGCCAGGTGTGTTCAACGTTGAACAGCTAGATCCTGATCCATTCTTAGCAAAGTTGGGTGACATGGGACTGCCTTGGCATGAAGTCATCGGTCAACCTTCTCCCTTTGAGGCGATCTAA
- a CDS encoding GNAT family N-acetyltransferase: MKPPQTLETKRLCLRQPIPEDAGLIFEQYAQDPEVTKYLSWQPHQSIRETDEFIDRCISVWANHSAFPYVLICKQDAQLIGMIEIRINQYKADLGYVLARSEWGKGYTTEAMQALTNWALAQNEIYRVWAFCDVENPASARVMEKVGMQREGVLKRWFIHPNVSKEPRDCYCYAISK; encoded by the coding sequence ATGAAACCACCACAAACTCTAGAAACGAAGCGATTATGCTTGAGACAGCCAATACCTGAAGATGCAGGATTGATATTTGAGCAATACGCACAAGACCCAGAGGTAACGAAGTATCTGAGTTGGCAACCTCATCAGTCTATTAGAGAGACCGATGAGTTCATCGATCGATGTATTTCGGTTTGGGCGAATCACTCTGCATTTCCTTATGTACTGATCTGCAAGCAAGATGCCCAACTGATTGGGATGATAGAAATTCGCATTAATCAGTACAAAGCAGATTTAGGATATGTTCTTGCAAGGTCAGAATGGGGTAAAGGGTATACAACAGAAGCGATGCAAGCACTGACGAATTGGGCATTAGCACAGAATGAGATCTATCGAGTCTGGGCTTTCTGTGATGTTGAAAATCCTGCATCGGCACGAGTGATGGAGAAAGTTGGAATGCAGAGAGAAGGGGTTTTGAAGCGATGGTTCATTCACCCAAATGTTTCTAAAGAGCCACGAGACTGTTATTGCTATGCAATTAGTAAGTAA
- a CDS encoding RNA recognition motif domain-containing protein, whose product MSIYVGNLSYEVTREDLTEIFAEYGSVKRVQLPVDRETGRMRGFGFVEMSSDAEEDAAIEALDGAEWMGRDMRVNKAKPREESGSGGGGRSGGGRGGRSGGFSQRY is encoded by the coding sequence ATGTCGATTTATGTAGGTAACCTGTCCTATGAGGTTACACGCGAGGATTTAACTGAGATCTTCGCAGAATACGGATCTGTTAAGCGCGTTCAGCTTCCCGTTGATCGTGAAACTGGACGGATGCGTGGGTTCGGGTTTGTCGAAATGTCTTCGGATGCCGAAGAGGACGCAGCGATCGAGGCACTCGATGGTGCGGAATGGATGGGTCGCGACATGCGCGTCAACAAGGCGAAGCCCCGTGAAGAATCGGGTAGCGGCGGCGGTGGTCGCAGTGGCGGCGGTCGTGGCGGTCGTAGCGGTGGATTCTCGCAGCGCTATTAA
- a CDS encoding DUF6602 domain-containing protein gives MHSVLYSRLQAIRQALVAAHQDGGPSAISGYVREQTIRQLILPSLPIKYRSTTGQIIDQYGGKTGQLDVIIENSMFPSIAAPSIADVRLVLAEGVSSVIEIKSTLPSQWEQVLSTRDKLYPIQRRYRVESIARGQVPERIPLFIIAYQGWNQLETLRSKINEEGIDGILVLQPLPLFAGRLYDDVCTATEENALWAFICALHFRATQILDATCDLFAYGRGITE, from the coding sequence ATGCACTCAGTTCTTTATTCTCGTTTACAAGCAATACGACAGGCGTTGGTAGCTGCCCATCAAGATGGAGGTCCAAGTGCTATTTCGGGATACGTTCGTGAGCAAACCATTAGACAACTAATCCTTCCAAGTCTACCTATCAAATATCGCAGCACAACCGGACAGATTATCGATCAATATGGAGGAAAGACTGGACAACTTGATGTGATTATCGAAAACAGTATGTTTCCAAGCATTGCAGCACCTTCCATTGCCGATGTGAGGCTTGTGCTAGCAGAAGGTGTCAGTTCTGTTATCGAGATCAAGTCAACTTTACCCTCGCAATGGGAACAGGTTTTGTCCACAAGAGACAAGCTATACCCCATACAGCGGAGATATCGAGTGGAAAGCATCGCGCGAGGTCAAGTACCTGAGCGGATTCCGTTATTCATCATTGCGTACCAAGGATGGAACCAGTTAGAAACACTGAGATCCAAAATTAATGAGGAGGGCATTGATGGTATCCTCGTACTCCAACCACTGCCTCTGTTTGCAGGACGCTTATATGATGACGTTTGTACCGCAACTGAGGAAAATGCCCTTTGGGCTTTCATCTGTGCGCTACACTTTCGCGCTACACAAATACTTGATGCTACTTGTGACCTTTTTGCGTATGGTCGCGGGATCACGGAATAG
- the nspC gene encoding carboxynorspermidine decarboxylase: MEQVNEVLANIPSPCFVLEEAKLRRNLQIFERVQRDAPVKVLLALKGFALFHSFPMIRESLYGASASSLWEAQLASEFFGGALCVYSPAYRDEDLPELLASASHLTFNSLSQWERSLKFPRNASIGIRINPLFSPVKTALYNPCVPGSRLGVLPEQLGDRLPDGIEGFLSHNLCESDSFALEKTLLNIEEHYGHLLPQLKWLNLGGGHLMTHETYDVDHAIAVLKAFHEKYPNLQLMLEPGSAIAWQTGFLLSSVLDLIPMPNMTHVMLDVSFTAHMPDCLEMPYQPEITGASVLPEGQTGYRLGGASCLAGDFLGDYQFDRPLEVGDRLLFQDMMHYTMVKTTMFNGVTHPSIGCLKQDGSFELWRTFGYEDYRSRMG, translated from the coding sequence ATGGAACAAGTCAATGAGGTCTTGGCGAATATTCCTTCGCCCTGCTTTGTGCTGGAAGAGGCAAAGCTGAGACGCAACCTGCAAATTTTCGAGCGGGTTCAGCGAGATGCGCCTGTGAAAGTGTTACTGGCACTGAAAGGCTTTGCGCTGTTTCATAGCTTTCCGATGATTCGCGAAAGTCTATATGGAGCTTCTGCAAGTTCATTGTGGGAAGCGCAACTGGCATCGGAGTTTTTCGGGGGTGCGCTGTGTGTGTACTCGCCTGCTTATCGGGACGAGGACTTACCGGAGTTACTCGCGTCTGCTTCGCATTTGACGTTCAATTCTTTGAGTCAGTGGGAGCGATCGCTCAAATTCCCGCGCAATGCTTCGATCGGGATTCGGATCAATCCGCTCTTTTCTCCTGTGAAAACTGCGCTCTACAATCCTTGTGTGCCAGGATCACGCTTGGGGGTACTACCTGAGCAATTGGGCGATCGCTTACCGGATGGAATTGAGGGGTTTCTCTCGCATAACCTCTGTGAAAGTGATTCGTTTGCTTTGGAGAAAACGCTGCTCAACATTGAGGAACACTATGGTCATTTACTGCCTCAGTTGAAATGGCTCAATCTTGGGGGCGGACATCTGATGACGCATGAAACCTACGATGTCGATCATGCGATCGCAGTTCTGAAAGCTTTCCATGAGAAGTATCCGAACTTGCAATTGATGCTAGAGCCGGGTTCAGCGATCGCTTGGCAGACAGGCTTTTTACTAAGCTCAGTCTTGGATCTGATTCCAATGCCGAACATGACGCATGTGATGTTAGATGTTTCATTCACAGCACATATGCCAGATTGCTTAGAGATGCCTTATCAGCCAGAGATTACTGGAGCCTCTGTGTTGCCAGAAGGACAAACTGGGTATCGCTTAGGTGGTGCTAGCTGTTTGGCTGGAGATTTCTTGGGAGATTATCAGTTTGATCGACCTTTAGAGGTTGGAGATCGCTTATTGTTCCAGGACATGATGCACTACACCATGGTTAAAACAACAATGTTTAACGGGGTAACGCATCCATCGATCGGTTGTCTCAAACAAGATGGTTCGTTTGAATTGTGGCGAACGTTTGGGTATGAGGACTATCGATCTCGAATGGGCTAG
- a CDS encoding methyltransferase has product MSEQPSPEKILQTGLAFWASKTLLSAIEIDLFTKLADGAKPFDVIRDLVGLHPRSARDFLDALVALGFLERTGDLYSNTIETNLFLDRTKPSYVGGILEMANHRLYPFWGHLTDALRTGQPQNEYRTGDPSLFETLYADPDRLKEFLSAMTGVSRGSNVAIAQRFPWKDYRTFVDVGTAQGDLAVQIAKANPHLQGFGFDLPQVAPFFEEYSTTSGVADRLSFVPGDFFQHDLPKADVVLMGHILHDWDLPTKKMLIAKAFDAVPSGGALVVYEALIDDDRSKNAFGLMMSLNMLIETPGGFDYTGANCSGWMKEAGFSQIRVEHLVGPDSMVIGIK; this is encoded by the coding sequence ATGAGTGAACAACCAAGTCCAGAGAAAATCTTGCAAACAGGGCTAGCTTTCTGGGCATCAAAGACGCTGTTGAGTGCTATCGAAATCGACCTATTTACTAAACTGGCAGATGGTGCCAAGCCATTTGACGTAATCAGAGATCTGGTAGGGTTGCACCCACGCTCGGCGCGTGACTTCCTCGATGCGTTAGTCGCGCTTGGCTTCCTGGAACGCACAGGCGATCTCTACTCGAATACGATCGAGACCAATCTATTCCTCGATCGAACCAAGCCATCCTACGTCGGAGGGATACTAGAGATGGCGAATCACCGCTTGTATCCCTTCTGGGGTCATCTAACTGACGCCCTTCGCACTGGGCAACCGCAAAACGAATATCGGACAGGTGATCCTAGCCTGTTTGAAACCCTCTATGCCGACCCAGACCGCTTGAAGGAATTTCTTTCTGCGATGACAGGAGTGAGCCGGGGTTCCAATGTAGCGATCGCACAACGCTTTCCCTGGAAAGACTACCGCACCTTCGTAGATGTAGGCACAGCCCAAGGTGATTTAGCAGTTCAGATCGCAAAAGCAAACCCGCATTTACAGGGTTTCGGATTCGACTTGCCCCAGGTTGCTCCTTTCTTTGAAGAGTACAGCACGACATCAGGGGTAGCAGACCGTTTGTCGTTTGTGCCAGGTGATTTTTTCCAGCACGATCTGCCCAAAGCTGACGTAGTACTGATGGGGCATATTCTGCACGACTGGGATCTACCGACGAAGAAAATGCTGATTGCAAAAGCATTCGATGCTGTTCCATCTGGAGGTGCTCTCGTCGTATATGAAGCACTCATTGATGACGATCGCTCAAAGAATGCCTTTGGTTTGATGATGAGCCTGAACATGCTAATCGAAACACCGGGTGGCTTCGACTACACAGGTGCTAACTGCTCTGGATGGATGAAAGAAGCTGGTTTTTCTCAGATCCGGGTTGAGCATTTAGTTGGCCCAGATTCGATGGTGATTGGGATTAAATAG
- a CDS encoding diflavin flavoprotein, whose protein sequence is MVASASRPARSRVRLTTEIAEIAPETTTIRCLDWDRDRFDIEFSLENGTTYNSFLIKGEKVALVDTSHAKFQELYLDALNELIDPKEIDYLIISHTEPDHSGLVRDVLALNPEITVIGAKVAIQFLEGLVHQSFKSKIVKSGDRLDLGNGHELEFVSAPNLHWPDTIFTYDHKTQTLFTCDAFGMHFCDDHTYDEDLEILEAEFRLYYDCLMAPNARSVLGAIKRISELPEFTTIATGHGPLLRYNIAELVGRYKDWSQSQAKATTTVGLFYVSGYGYGDRIAQAIAAGITKTGVAVEMMDLRVAEPQDVRELVELSSAVVLGMAPQVGEIAENAQAALGTILAAANSKQNFGLFEVGGGNDEAVYPIRNQFREIGLTEKFEPIKIEVEPTEAIYQLCEESGTDLGQWLTRDRTVKQMKALDTELDKALGRISGGLYIITAKKGDISSAMLASWVAQASSEPLGVSIAVAKDRAIESFLHVGDRFVLNALEEGKYQTLMKHFLKRFAPGADRFADVANYPATNGSPILADALAYMECEVVSRMECSDHWIVYSTVTAGRVAKADSLTAVHHRKVGNHY, encoded by the coding sequence ATGGTCGCTTCTGCTTCTCGCCCCGCTCGATCAAGAGTGCGCCTCACAACTGAAATCGCTGAAATTGCTCCTGAGACAACGACGATCCGCTGTTTAGACTGGGATCGCGATCGCTTCGACATCGAATTCTCACTCGAAAACGGTACAACCTACAACTCTTTTCTGATTAAAGGTGAGAAAGTCGCGCTCGTTGATACCTCTCACGCCAAATTTCAAGAACTCTATTTAGACGCACTGAATGAGTTGATCGATCCGAAGGAAATTGATTATCTCATCATCAGCCACACTGAACCGGATCACAGCGGCTTAGTCCGCGATGTCTTAGCGCTCAACCCTGAGATTACGGTGATTGGGGCAAAGGTGGCGATTCAGTTTTTAGAAGGACTCGTGCATCAGTCTTTCAAGAGCAAGATTGTTAAAAGTGGCGATCGCTTAGATCTCGGCAACGGTCACGAACTCGAATTCGTCTCTGCTCCGAATCTGCATTGGCCTGACACCATTTTTACTTACGACCACAAAACCCAGACGCTTTTTACCTGTGATGCATTTGGGATGCACTTCTGCGACGATCACACCTACGACGAAGATTTAGAAATTCTCGAAGCTGAATTTCGTCTGTACTACGATTGCTTGATGGCTCCGAACGCTCGATCGGTACTTGGTGCCATCAAACGCATCAGCGAATTGCCAGAATTCACCACGATCGCGACTGGTCACGGCCCGCTGCTGCGCTACAACATTGCAGAATTAGTTGGACGCTACAAAGATTGGAGTCAGAGCCAAGCGAAAGCAACCACAACCGTTGGGTTGTTTTATGTTTCCGGGTATGGGTATGGCGATCGCATTGCCCAAGCGATCGCAGCCGGAATCACGAAAACAGGCGTTGCGGTTGAAATGATGGATCTGCGAGTTGCAGAACCTCAAGACGTGCGGGAATTGGTTGAATTATCCAGCGCGGTCGTGCTAGGCATGGCTCCTCAAGTGGGCGAAATTGCAGAAAACGCGCAGGCAGCACTGGGAACTATTCTGGCAGCGGCGAACTCCAAACAGAACTTTGGATTATTTGAAGTCGGGGGCGGAAACGATGAAGCCGTTTACCCGATTCGCAACCAGTTCCGTGAAATTGGATTAACTGAGAAGTTCGAGCCGATCAAGATTGAAGTCGAACCCACCGAAGCAATTTATCAGCTTTGCGAAGAATCTGGAACCGACTTAGGACAATGGCTAACGCGCGATCGCACCGTCAAACAGATGAAAGCGCTCGATACCGAGTTAGATAAAGCCCTCGGTCGGATTAGCGGCGGTTTGTACATCATCACGGCGAAAAAGGGCGACATCTCTAGTGCGATGTTGGCTTCTTGGGTTGCTCAAGCGAGTTCTGAGCCGTTAGGAGTCTCGATCGCGGTTGCCAAAGATCGAGCAATTGAATCGTTCCTGCATGTCGGCGATCGCTTTGTGCTGAATGCGCTCGAAGAGGGCAAGTATCAGACCTTGATGAAGCATTTCCTAAAGCGATTTGCCCCAGGAGCCGATCGCTTTGCTGATGTCGCAAACTATCCCGCGACCAATGGTTCACCAATTCTTGCGGATGCCTTGGCATACATGGAATGCGAAGTCGTCAGCCGAATGGAATGTAGCGATCACTGGATTGTTTACAGTACCGTGACTGCTGGACGAGTTGCGAAAGCAGATTCGCTGACAGCGGTTCATCATCGGAAAGTTGGAAACCACTATTAA
- a CDS encoding TetR/AcrR family transcriptional regulator yields MSPKPPATPRKQPKQERSQVTVEAILSATAHILTENGYNQLTTNRVAERAGVSIGSLYQYFPNKEALIFALAEQHANEMVQLAKQHLEGLSDRTIPEVLRQIIKAALAAHAVNPKLHRVLHEQIPHSEVMKRLDQAKIENLLQSFLAQRSDQLRPKNLELAVFMVERTIRALIYGAMIDHPELLKTGELEQELTLMLSAYLVKS; encoded by the coding sequence ATGTCTCCTAAGCCTCCTGCAACCCCACGTAAACAACCCAAACAAGAGCGATCGCAAGTCACTGTTGAAGCGATTCTCTCGGCAACGGCTCACATTTTGACGGAAAACGGGTATAACCAACTGACGACGAATCGGGTGGCTGAACGGGCTGGTGTGAGTATCGGCTCGCTGTACCAATACTTTCCGAATAAGGAAGCTTTGATTTTTGCTTTAGCGGAGCAGCATGCTAATGAAATGGTGCAATTAGCAAAGCAGCATTTAGAAGGACTCAGCGATCGCACAATTCCAGAAGTGCTGCGACAAATTATTAAAGCAGCATTGGCGGCTCATGCTGTGAACCCTAAGCTTCATCGCGTTTTGCATGAACAGATTCCCCACAGTGAAGTGATGAAACGCTTAGATCAGGCAAAGATAGAAAATCTGCTGCAATCATTTCTCGCACAACGCTCTGATCAGCTTCGACCCAAGAATCTAGAGTTAGCAGTTTTTATGGTCGAGCGCACGATCCGAGCCTTGATTTATGGGGCGATGATCGATCATCCTGAGTTGCTCAAAACTGGGGAATTGGAACAAGAACTAACGCTGATGTTGTCAGCATATTTAGTCAAAAGTTGA
- a CDS encoding glycosyltransferase, translating to MMRIMIMAMGSRGDVQPYVALGKGLKTAGHSVRLATHENFESLVNSYELEFYPLKGNVQAFLEDPANRQLLESGNFLAINARTAKASQRAAIDWAEGGLVAAQGMDLLVAGVGGLFLGVSLAEKLKIPLLQAYIFPFTPTQAFPAVLFPQSIAKFGGTVNRLSHHVFRQIMWQGARTGDGLARQQVLELPAAPFWGNYHSVHLQRYPILYGLSPSVIAKPSDWQNTHMTGYWFLDEPPNWSPPLALLEFLQNGSPPVFIGFGSMVSRNPEETADLVLQAIALTGQRAILQSGWRGLGKRDLPDTVFMVDSIPHSWLFPRVAAVVHHGGAGTTAAGLRAGIPTIVIPFFGDQPFWGHRIAELGIGTAPIPRKDLTAERLAKVIQQVMSDSAMRQRAADLGAKIQAEDGVAHAVAIVQELEKCGAFL from the coding sequence ATGATGCGAATTATGATTATGGCGATGGGAAGTCGAGGCGATGTTCAGCCCTACGTTGCTTTGGGCAAGGGGCTGAAAACCGCAGGACACAGCGTTCGACTTGCCACGCATGAAAACTTTGAATCGTTAGTCAATTCATATGAGCTAGAGTTCTATCCGCTTAAGGGCAACGTCCAAGCTTTTCTAGAAGACCCCGCGAACCGTCAGTTGCTAGAAAGCGGGAATTTTCTGGCGATTAATGCACGTACAGCGAAAGCTTCTCAACGAGCCGCGATCGATTGGGCAGAGGGCGGATTGGTCGCGGCTCAGGGAATGGATCTGCTAGTTGCAGGCGTAGGCGGACTCTTCCTCGGTGTTTCCCTTGCTGAGAAGCTGAAGATCCCGTTGCTTCAGGCATACATCTTTCCTTTTACGCCGACTCAAGCCTTTCCCGCTGTTTTGTTTCCTCAATCTATTGCTAAATTTGGCGGAACTGTCAATCGACTGTCGCATCATGTCTTTCGACAGATCATGTGGCAGGGAGCGCGGACAGGGGATGGATTAGCACGACAACAAGTGCTAGAGTTGCCCGCTGCCCCATTTTGGGGAAATTATCATTCGGTTCATCTTCAGCGTTATCCCATCCTGTATGGGTTAAGTCCATCTGTGATTGCGAAACCCTCGGATTGGCAGAATACTCATATGACTGGCTATTGGTTCTTAGATGAGCCTCCCAATTGGTCTCCACCTCTCGCTTTACTAGAGTTTCTGCAAAATGGTTCTCCCCCTGTGTTTATTGGATTTGGGAGTATGGTGAGTCGAAATCCAGAAGAAACAGCAGATCTAGTCTTACAAGCGATCGCACTTACGGGACAACGTGCTATCTTGCAATCGGGTTGGCGGGGTCTGGGTAAGCGTGATTTGCCAGATACGGTTTTTATGGTGGATTCAATTCCCCATTCTTGGCTTTTTCCACGTGTCGCGGCTGTCGTTCATCATGGGGGGGCGGGAACAACAGCCGCTGGACTCAGAGCAGGGATTCCGACCATTGTGATTCCGTTCTTTGGCGATCAGCCTTTTTGGGGGCATCGCATTGCAGAATTAGGCATAGGGACAGCACCGATTCCTCGTAAAGACCTCACTGCTGAAAGATTGGCAAAAGTAATTCAGCAGGTTATGAGTGATTCAGCAATGCGCCAACGTGCTGCCGATCTAGGAGCAAAGATTCAAGCTGAAGATGGAGTTGCTCATGCAGTCGCGATCGTACAAGAGCTAGAAAAGTGTGGAGCTTTTCTATGA